From the Natrarchaeobaculum aegyptiacum genome, one window contains:
- a CDS encoding lysylphosphatidylglycerol synthase transmembrane domain-containing protein, whose protein sequence is MRWRRAAAGLTLAVAVVALLVYGVGWEEVLENVRRANPVAFTVAVVVGLGMLALRAALVYRLLAPVDGSARGLTFVTAYLTGYFARSALPWSRSTGTPITAYLLSRPSESEFEDNLAVVAAAEAFNVLASLVVAVVGVILVAAVGGGSLSGVSTSVALLTAGGLVAVVLVAVVFERGLARSLTVGATSRLESAAGRVPKLSPERADGILTARIEGFFRTLEAIQASRRTLAAAFAIAVVSWLFNAAPLYFVLLALGVDVPFALVLVCAPLASFGGVVPLPGGSGGVEIVLAGLLVATAGVSAGAGTAGAILYRLSTYWAHLVLCGIVAVYHTLVPPESR, encoded by the coding sequence ATGCGCTGGCGACGAGCGGCGGCTGGTCTCACGCTCGCGGTCGCGGTCGTCGCCCTCCTCGTCTACGGGGTCGGCTGGGAGGAGGTCCTCGAGAACGTCCGTCGGGCCAACCCGGTCGCGTTCACGGTCGCCGTCGTCGTCGGGCTCGGGATGCTCGCACTCCGGGCGGCGCTCGTCTACCGGCTGCTCGCGCCGGTCGACGGCTCGGCTCGCGGACTCACGTTCGTCACTGCCTACCTGACCGGATACTTCGCCCGGAGTGCGTTACCCTGGAGCCGGTCGACCGGGACGCCGATCACCGCCTACCTGCTGAGCCGGCCGTCCGAGTCGGAGTTCGAGGACAACCTCGCGGTGGTCGCTGCCGCGGAAGCGTTCAACGTCCTCGCGAGCCTCGTCGTCGCCGTCGTCGGCGTGATCCTCGTCGCAGCCGTCGGCGGCGGCTCGCTCTCGGGCGTCTCGACGAGCGTCGCACTCCTCACCGCCGGTGGCCTGGTAGCCGTCGTCCTCGTCGCGGTCGTCTTCGAACGCGGCCTCGCACGCTCGCTTACCGTCGGCGCGACGAGCCGCCTCGAGTCCGCCGCAGGCCGTGTACCCAAACTCTCCCCCGAACGCGCCGACGGGATTCTGACGGCTCGAATCGAGGGATTCTTCCGGACGCTCGAGGCGATTCAGGCCTCCCGGCGAACCCTCGCGGCGGCGTTCGCCATCGCCGTCGTCAGCTGGTTGTTCAACGCCGCGCCGCTGTATTTCGTCCTCCTCGCGCTCGGGGTCGACGTCCCGTTCGCGCTGGTGCTCGTCTGCGCGCCGCTCGCATCGTTCGGCGGGGTCGTCCCGCTTCCGGGAGGTAGCGGCGGGGTCGAGATCGTCCTCGCGGGGCTGCTCGTCGCGACGGCGGGTGTCTCCGCGGGCGCTGGGACTGCGGGCGCGATTCTCTACCGGCTCTCGACGTACTGGGCGCACCTCGTGCTCTGCGGGATCGTCGCCGTCTATCACACGCTCGTTCCGCCAGAGAGCCGGTGA
- a CDS encoding molybdenum cofactor guanylyltransferase, with protein sequence MVTGAIIAGGRSTRFGEADKAVAPLAGTPMIRRVANRLAGTAASVDPGGDAASDGDPVVDNLLVNCRADQRAAIEAAMGRYPLEVRYVEDDEPDLGPMAGIRHACRGAPDDLVAVVACDMPFVDPSLLEYLCERAADAEAAVPQLNDEWFQTTQAVYRAEPMADACDRALARGDRRIIEPLFDLEYVVVDHDALESVTSERTFENVNTREELDRAARRYRDVA encoded by the coding sequence ATGGTTACGGGGGCGATCATCGCAGGCGGGCGCTCGACCCGATTCGGTGAGGCGGACAAGGCCGTCGCACCGCTGGCTGGCACGCCGATGATTCGACGCGTTGCGAACCGACTCGCCGGCACGGCCGCGTCGGTCGATCCCGGCGGGGACGCAGCCAGCGACGGCGATCCGGTCGTCGACAACCTGCTGGTCAACTGCCGGGCAGACCAGCGCGCGGCGATCGAGGCGGCGATGGGGAGGTACCCGCTCGAGGTGCGCTACGTCGAAGACGACGAGCCGGATCTCGGGCCGATGGCCGGTATCCGACACGCCTGTCGGGGGGCCCCGGACGACCTCGTCGCCGTCGTCGCCTGTGACATGCCGTTCGTCGATCCGAGCCTGCTCGAGTACCTGTGTGAACGAGCCGCCGACGCGGAGGCGGCGGTCCCCCAGTTGAACGACGAGTGGTTCCAGACGACCCAGGCCGTCTACCGCGCCGAGCCGATGGCCGACGCCTGCGACCGCGCGCTCGCTCGAGGGGACCGACGAATCATCGAGCCGCTGTTCGACCTCGAATACGTCGTCGTCGACCACGACGCCCTCGAGTCGGTGACGAGCGAGCGAACGTTCGAGAACGTCAACACCCGCGAGGAACTGGACCGGGCAGCACGGCGCTACCGTGACGTGGCGTAG
- a CDS encoding S9 family peptidase: MAYDIERYLNVRSAYGASFGPDGERLSFLMDTTGTPQVWTLEGSREWPEQRTFYEERVTFASWSPERPELIFGMDEGGNERAQLFRLDAESGEITNLTRKPDAKHRWGGWSHDGERFAFASNRRDEAVFDLYVQGREETGDAAELVYEGDGWLSLAGWSPDDSRLLVSQAYSNFDQDLYVLDIEADEPALEHLTPHEGDVRYQSACWAPGGEGIYLVTDEGDADTLYLAYLDLERGELETVADGNGWNVDGIALDDETGRFVYSRNVEGYTDLTVGELDPEEPTAFETFPGPELPGGVAGGVSFGPDAERFALSTTGDTVNTNVFVVDVETGEAEQWTDAPTAGIPRATFDESELVHVESFDGLDVPGFLTLPDGSDDSSDDGVPVIVDIHGGPESQRRPSFSSVKQYFLDRGYAYFEPNVRGSAGYGADYAALDDVEKRMDSVADIRACVEWLQDHPAIDPDRVAAKGGSYGGFMVLAALTEYPDLWAAGVDVVGIANFVTFLENTGDWRRELREAEYGSLDEDREFLEEISPTNNIESIEAPLFVLHGENDPRVPVGEAEQIAEKAESQGVPVRTLIFDDEGHGFSKLENRIEAYSDIADFLDEHV; the protein is encoded by the coding sequence ATGGCCTACGACATCGAACGCTACCTCAACGTCCGGAGCGCCTACGGCGCGTCGTTCGGCCCCGACGGCGAACGGCTCTCGTTCCTGATGGACACCACCGGGACGCCGCAGGTCTGGACGCTCGAGGGGTCCCGGGAATGGCCCGAACAGCGAACCTTCTACGAGGAGCGGGTGACCTTCGCCTCGTGGTCGCCCGAGCGTCCCGAGTTGATCTTCGGGATGGACGAGGGCGGCAACGAGCGCGCCCAGTTGTTCCGTCTCGACGCCGAATCGGGCGAGATTACGAATCTGACCCGAAAGCCCGATGCCAAGCACCGCTGGGGCGGCTGGAGCCACGACGGCGAGCGGTTCGCCTTCGCTTCCAATCGGCGGGACGAGGCCGTCTTCGACCTCTACGTTCAGGGCCGCGAGGAGACCGGCGATGCGGCCGAACTCGTCTACGAGGGCGACGGCTGGCTCTCGCTCGCCGGCTGGAGTCCCGACGACTCCCGGCTGCTGGTTTCGCAGGCCTACTCCAACTTCGATCAGGACCTGTACGTGCTCGACATCGAGGCCGACGAGCCAGCGCTCGAGCACCTCACCCCCCACGAGGGCGACGTCCGCTATCAGAGCGCGTGTTGGGCACCCGGCGGCGAGGGGATCTATCTGGTCACCGACGAGGGCGACGCCGATACGCTCTATCTCGCCTATCTCGACCTCGAGCGCGGCGAGCTCGAGACGGTCGCCGACGGGAACGGGTGGAACGTCGACGGCATCGCGCTGGACGACGAGACGGGGCGGTTCGTCTACTCGCGCAACGTCGAGGGCTACACCGACCTGACCGTCGGCGAACTGGACCCGGAAGAGCCGACAGCGTTCGAGACGTTCCCCGGGCCCGAGTTGCCGGGCGGCGTCGCCGGCGGCGTCAGTTTCGGTCCCGACGCCGAGCGGTTCGCGCTGTCGACGACGGGCGATACGGTCAACACGAACGTCTTCGTGGTCGACGTCGAGACCGGCGAGGCCGAACAGTGGACCGACGCACCCACGGCCGGCATCCCGCGGGCGACGTTCGACGAGTCCGAACTCGTCCACGTCGAGAGCTTCGACGGACTGGACGTGCCGGGCTTTCTGACGTTGCCCGACGGGTCCGACGACTCGAGCGACGACGGGGTCCCCGTCATCGTCGACATCCACGGCGGCCCCGAGAGCCAGCGTCGGCCCTCGTTCTCGTCGGTCAAACAGTACTTCCTCGATCGCGGCTACGCATACTTCGAGCCGAACGTCCGCGGCTCTGCGGGCTACGGTGCCGATTACGCCGCACTCGACGACGTCGAGAAGCGGATGGATTCGGTCGCCGATATCAGGGCCTGCGTCGAGTGGCTGCAGGATCATCCCGCGATCGATCCCGACCGGGTCGCCGCCAAGGGTGGCTCTTACGGCGGGTTCATGGTCCTCGCGGCGCTGACGGAGTACCCCGACCTCTGGGCGGCCGGCGTCGACGTCGTCGGCATCGCCAACTTCGTCACCTTCCTCGAGAACACCGGCGACTGGCGACGTGAGCTTCGAGAGGCCGAGTACGGAAGTCTCGATGAAGACCGGGAGTTCCTCGAGGAAATTTCGCCGACGAACAACATCGAGTCCATCGAGGCACCCCTGTTCGTCCTCCACGGGGAGAACGATCCACGAGTTCCCGTCGGGGAGGCCGAACAGATCGCCGAGAAGGCCGAGTCCCAGGGTGTCCCCGTCCGTACCCTCATTTTCGACGACGAGGGTCACGGCTTCTCGAAACTCGAGAACCGGATCGAGGCCTACTCGGACATTGCGGACTTCCTCGACGAGCACGTCTGA